One Micromonospora sp. WMMD812 genomic window carries:
- a CDS encoding putative protein N(5)-glutamine methyltransferase, translating to MTVPFSPDRPSLVRQLRAAGCVYAEDEADLLLDAADSPTALADLVDRRIAGTPLEHLLGWAEFCGLRVSLDPGVFVPRGRTALLVAAAAAVTGPAPAVVDLCCGSGATTLALARRLAPRWLAAADIDPAAVACARRNLAALDVPVFQGDLFAPLPNRWQGRLDLVVANAPYVPTAAVALMPPEARLHEAPVALDGGPDGLAVLRRVAAGAARWLAPGGHLVVEAAARQTGALCAELTAAGLVPSVRHDEDLEATAVTARRPA from the coding sequence ATGACCGTGCCGTTCTCTCCCGACCGCCCCTCCCTCGTACGCCAGCTGCGCGCCGCCGGCTGCGTCTACGCCGAGGACGAGGCGGACCTGCTCCTCGACGCCGCCGACTCGCCGACCGCGCTGGCCGACCTCGTCGACCGTCGCATCGCCGGGACGCCGCTGGAACACCTGCTCGGCTGGGCGGAGTTCTGCGGCCTGCGGGTGTCCCTCGACCCCGGCGTCTTCGTGCCACGCGGGCGGACCGCCCTGCTGGTCGCGGCCGCCGCGGCGGTCACCGGCCCGGCACCAGCCGTCGTGGACCTCTGCTGCGGCTCCGGGGCCACCACCCTGGCCCTGGCACGGCGGCTCGCGCCACGCTGGCTGGCCGCCGCCGACATCGACCCGGCCGCGGTGGCGTGCGCCCGGCGCAACCTCGCCGCCCTCGACGTGCCGGTGTTCCAGGGGGATCTGTTCGCGCCGCTGCCGAACCGCTGGCAGGGACGGTTGGACCTGGTCGTCGCCAACGCCCCGTACGTGCCGACCGCGGCGGTGGCGCTGATGCCCCCGGAGGCACGGCTACACGAGGCGCCGGTGGCCCTGGACGGCGGCCCGGACGGGCTGGCCGTGCTGCGCCGGGTGGCCGCCGGAGCGGCCCGCTGGCTGGCACCCGGCGGGCACCTGGTGGTCGAGGCGGCCGCACGGCAGACCGGCGCCCTCTGCGCCGAGCTGACCGCCGCCGGGCTGGTGCCCAGCGTGCGGCACGACGAGGACCTGGAGGCGACCGCGGTGACCGCCCGCCGCCCGGCCTGA
- a CDS encoding cystathionine gamma-lyase: MSDMGDGTRCVHAGLPEPEPGQPFLPGPVFAAPYHLDPFQGPSAAPNGYGRPDNPTRRLLEAAIGELEGGDCRVFASGQAAITGLLLTVLRPGDTVVLPTDGYFPVRAFATDVLAELGVRVRYAPTVGPYPALDGVRLVLVETPANPGLDVVDVAALAHQAHAAGALLAVDNTTATPLGQRPLDLGADLVVASGTKALTGHSDLLLGYLASRSAKLLDALTGWRNLTGAIPGPFDAWLAHRSLATLDLRLARQTANAAAVAALLAGRTDVTGLRWPGRPEDPAYPVASAQMRRMPGVLSFDLGDADRVGRFVDAARLVVAATSFGGLHTTADRRAQWGDDTAPGFVRLSCGVEDTADLAADIAAALDASGPAD, translated from the coding sequence ATGAGCGACATGGGGGACGGCACACGCTGCGTGCACGCCGGCCTGCCGGAACCCGAGCCCGGGCAGCCTTTCCTGCCCGGCCCGGTCTTCGCCGCGCCGTACCACCTCGACCCGTTCCAGGGCCCCTCGGCGGCACCGAACGGCTACGGCCGGCCCGACAACCCGACCCGGCGGCTGCTGGAGGCGGCCATCGGCGAGCTGGAGGGCGGCGACTGCCGGGTCTTCGCCAGTGGGCAGGCGGCGATCACCGGGCTGCTGCTGACCGTGCTGCGGCCGGGGGACACCGTGGTCCTCCCCACCGACGGGTACTTCCCGGTGCGAGCGTTCGCCACCGACGTGCTGGCGGAACTGGGCGTACGCGTGCGCTACGCGCCGACCGTCGGGCCCTACCCAGCCCTGGACGGCGTCCGGCTGGTGCTGGTGGAGACCCCGGCGAACCCGGGCCTGGACGTGGTCGACGTGGCCGCCCTGGCGCACCAGGCGCACGCGGCGGGCGCGCTGCTCGCGGTGGACAACACCACCGCCACCCCGCTCGGCCAGCGGCCGCTGGACCTCGGCGCGGACCTGGTCGTCGCCTCCGGCACGAAGGCGCTCACCGGCCACTCCGACCTGCTGCTCGGCTACCTGGCCAGCCGGTCCGCGAAGCTGCTCGACGCGCTGACCGGGTGGCGCAACCTGACCGGGGCGATTCCCGGCCCATTCGACGCGTGGCTGGCCCACCGGTCGCTGGCCACCCTGGACCTGCGGCTGGCCCGGCAGACCGCCAACGCGGCTGCCGTCGCGGCGCTGCTCGCCGGCCGCACGGACGTGACCGGCCTTCGCTGGCCCGGCCGGCCGGAGGACCCGGCGTACCCGGTGGCCTCGGCCCAGATGCGCCGGATGCCCGGCGTGCTCTCCTTCGACCTCGGCGACGCCGACCGGGTCGGCCGGTTCGTCGACGCCGCCCGGCTGGTCGTCGCGGCCACCTCGTTCGGCGGGCTGCACACCACCGCGGACCGGCGGGCCCAGTGGGGCGACGACACGGCGCCGGGCTTCGTCCGGCTCTCGTGCGGGGTGGAGGACACCGCGGACCTGGCGGCCGACATCGCCGCCGCGCTCGACGCCAGCGGGCCGGCGGACTGA
- a CDS encoding NAD(P)H-dependent glycerol-3-phosphate dehydrogenase, with amino-acid sequence MSERSGHVAVLGAGSWGTAFAKILADAGRDVTIWARRQRIADALRAERRNPEYLPELVLPARVTATGDAAEAIAGAELVVLAVPSQTLRGNLAEWAGHLHPDATLVSLMKGIELGTTRRMSEVIVETAGVAADRVVVVSGPNLAPEIAGEQPAATVVAGTDSRRTTLVQSSIRTPYFRPYTNDDVIGCELGGAVKNVIALAYGIATAMGFGDNTRAMLMTRGLAETARLGVALGADPITFAGLAGMGDLVASCSSPLARNRTFGEHLGRGETLEQAQTATRQTAEGVKSCLAIRDLARAHGVEMPITEQVERICHEGMDPRLAVDTLMSRTAKPESYE; translated from the coding sequence GTGAGCGAGCGGAGTGGGCACGTCGCGGTGCTGGGTGCGGGCTCGTGGGGCACCGCGTTCGCCAAGATCCTCGCCGACGCGGGCCGGGACGTCACGATCTGGGCCCGGCGGCAGCGGATCGCCGACGCCCTGCGCGCCGAGCGGCGTAACCCGGAGTACCTGCCGGAGCTGGTCCTGCCGGCCCGGGTGACCGCGACCGGGGACGCCGCCGAGGCCATCGCCGGCGCCGAGCTGGTGGTGCTGGCGGTGCCGTCGCAGACCCTGCGGGGCAACCTCGCCGAGTGGGCCGGGCACCTGCACCCGGACGCCACACTGGTATCGCTGATGAAGGGCATCGAGCTGGGCACCACCCGCCGGATGAGCGAGGTGATCGTGGAGACCGCCGGGGTGGCGGCCGACCGGGTCGTGGTGGTTTCCGGCCCGAACCTCGCCCCGGAGATCGCGGGCGAGCAGCCGGCCGCGACCGTGGTCGCCGGGACGGACAGCCGGCGGACCACGCTCGTGCAGTCGTCGATCCGGACGCCGTACTTCCGCCCCTACACCAACGACGACGTGATCGGCTGCGAGCTGGGCGGGGCGGTCAAGAACGTGATCGCCCTGGCGTACGGCATCGCGACCGCGATGGGTTTCGGCGACAACACCCGGGCGATGCTGATGACCCGAGGCCTGGCCGAGACCGCCCGGCTGGGCGTGGCGCTCGGCGCGGACCCGATCACCTTCGCCGGCCTGGCCGGAATGGGTGACCTGGTGGCCTCCTGCTCGTCCCCGTTGGCCCGCAACCGCACGTTCGGCGAACACCTGGGCCGCGGCGAGACACTGGAGCAGGCGCAGACCGCGACCCGGCAGACCGCCGAGGGCGTGAAGAGCTGCCTGGCCATCCGTGACCTGGCCCGGGCCCACGGCGTGGAGATGCCGATCACCGAGCAGGTCGAGCGGATCTGCCACGAGGGGATGGACCCGCGTCTCGCCGTGGACACCCTGATGAGCCGCACCGCCAAGCCCGAGTCGTACGAGTGA
- a CDS encoding lysophospholipid acyltransferase family protein yields the protein MARRRLGFWARFAVVLVKPLMTVWTRRTWRGMEHLRRDGGMIIVPNHLSHADPLVSAHFIYDAGRWPQYLGKASVFRVPVVGWILHRCRQIPVERGTVDAARSLDALVAAVNAGGAVVIYPEGTTTREPELWPMRGKTGAARLALATGAPVVPVAMWGPERIFDPRTARLSLRPRIPVTVVAGPPIDLTRWAGAQPTRATLEEMTDVIMLRLRDMVADIRGGTPPPLWERPGRAQRQQQGDVA from the coding sequence GTGGCACGGCGGAGGCTGGGGTTCTGGGCACGGTTTGCCGTGGTGCTGGTGAAGCCGCTGATGACCGTGTGGACCCGGCGGACCTGGCGCGGCATGGAGCACCTCCGCCGGGACGGCGGCATGATCATCGTGCCGAACCACCTGTCGCACGCCGATCCACTGGTCTCCGCGCACTTCATCTACGACGCCGGGCGCTGGCCGCAGTACCTGGGCAAGGCGAGCGTGTTCCGGGTGCCGGTGGTCGGTTGGATCCTGCACCGCTGCCGGCAGATCCCCGTGGAGCGCGGCACGGTGGACGCGGCCAGGTCGCTGGACGCGCTGGTCGCCGCGGTCAACGCGGGCGGCGCCGTGGTGATCTACCCCGAGGGCACCACCACCCGCGAACCGGAGCTGTGGCCGATGAGGGGCAAGACCGGCGCCGCGCGGCTGGCGCTGGCCACGGGCGCGCCGGTCGTCCCGGTGGCCATGTGGGGGCCGGAGCGGATCTTCGACCCGCGGACGGCCCGGCTCAGCCTGCGCCCGCGGATCCCGGTGACCGTGGTGGCCGGCCCGCCGATCGACCTGACCCGCTGGGCCGGCGCCCAGCCGACCCGGGCCACCCTCGAGGAGATGACGGACGTGATCATGCTGCGCCTGCGCGACATGGTCGCCGACATCCGCGGCGGCACGCCGCCGCCGCTCTGGGAGCGACCTGGTCGGGCGCAGCGCCAGCAGCAGGGCGATGTGGCGTGA
- the cofC gene encoding 2-phospho-L-lactate guanylyltransferase, with protein sequence MSQPRWTVVVPVKPLAAAKSRLRGALPGVPHEELALALAADTVRAVLACPAVAGVVVVTDDTRVGAVAREAGARVLPDLPDAGLNAAFRHGASAAPGGWVAGLTADLPALRPAELAAALRAAQDGPPVRRFVADAPGDGTVLLAAPPGVPLDPRFGVGSAAAHLASGALPLVGDWPSLRRDVDTADDLAAAVGLGLGPRTAGLAGPRCPAATPG encoded by the coding sequence GTGAGTCAGCCGAGGTGGACCGTGGTGGTGCCGGTGAAGCCCCTGGCCGCGGCGAAGAGCCGGCTGCGGGGGGCCCTGCCGGGCGTACCCCACGAGGAGCTGGCGCTCGCCCTGGCGGCCGACACGGTCCGCGCGGTGCTGGCCTGCCCGGCGGTCGCCGGGGTGGTGGTCGTCACTGACGACACCCGCGTGGGCGCGGTGGCCCGGGAGGCGGGTGCGCGGGTGCTGCCGGACCTGCCGGACGCCGGGTTGAACGCGGCGTTCCGGCACGGCGCCTCCGCCGCGCCCGGCGGGTGGGTCGCCGGCCTCACCGCCGACCTGCCCGCGCTGCGCCCGGCCGAGCTGGCCGCCGCGCTGCGGGCGGCGCAGGACGGCCCGCCCGTACGCCGGTTCGTGGCCGACGCCCCCGGCGACGGCACCGTGCTGCTCGCCGCGCCGCCGGGGGTGCCGCTGGACCCCCGGTTCGGGGTCGGCTCGGCCGCGGCGCACCTGGCCAGCGGGGCGCTGCCGCTGGTTGGCGACTGGCCGAGCCTGCGCCGGGACGTGGACACCGCGGACGACCTCGCCGCCGCGGTCGGGCTCGGGTTGGGGCCGCGCACCGCCGGCCTCGCCGGACCCCGCTGCCCGGCCGCCACGCCGGGCTGA
- a CDS encoding cold-shock protein — protein MQGTVATYDAATRSGVLLLDDGTELAFPTRAFDASGLRLLRLGQRLRVETDAAGDVIRVTLPTMS, from the coding sequence ATGCAGGGCACGGTGGCCACCTACGACGCGGCGACCCGCAGCGGCGTGCTGCTGCTCGACGACGGGACCGAGCTCGCGTTCCCGACCCGCGCCTTCGACGCCTCCGGGCTGCGCCTGCTGCGGCTCGGCCAGCGGCTCCGGGTGGAGACCGACGCGGCCGGCGACGTGATACGGGTGACGTTGCCGACGATGAGCTGA
- a CDS encoding RNA degradosome polyphosphate kinase — MSTPRENPAQPATERSAARNGTRLRGADGRFRPDDLPDDLNQAEQSSAARTDVPDSDAPAASSGLDEVLDPVATPGPATPGPVPGLPDDEPPVVEPLPEDRFLNRELSWLDFNARVLTLAEDPRTPLLERAKFLAIFASNLDEFYMVRVAGLKRRLQAGLPVRGGDRMPLRTQLEQVSEKTAALVARHAACFVDDVLPKLAAEDIRILRWSDLDDAERERLRTYFREQIFPVLTPLAVDPAHPFPYISGRSLNLAVAVRDPDGGSELFARVKVPNNVPRFVRVARDQPGLRMLPVEDLISVHLGQLFSGMQVVECHLFRVTRNAEVEVDEDRDEDLLQALERELARRRFGPPVRLEVAASITDHTLELLVRELDMDDQDVLRVPGLLDLSALWQLYNEADRPDLKDKPFVPATHPRLTEGEVPRSVFATLRDGDILVHHPYHSFATSVQRFIEQAAADPNVLAIKQTLYRTSGDSPIVDALVDAAAAGKQVVVLVEVKARFDEVANIGWARTLERAGCHVVYGLVGLKTHCKTALVVRQEGNQIRRYCHIGTGNYHPKTARLYEDFGMLTADPEIGADLTDLFNVLTGYSRQTAYRRLLVAPQGIRSGLIERIEREISHVRLGMPGLVQFKVNSLVDEQITDALYRASRAGVHVDLLIRGMCTLRPGVSGLSENIRVRSILGRFLEHSRIFRFGNNGDAEFWIGSADLMHRNLDRRVEALVQVTDPVARAELDHVVTAAMSPDVEAFELSADGTWFRRTGTAEEPLAHLQELLLRRVGGTAG; from the coding sequence GTGAGCACCCCTCGCGAGAACCCCGCCCAGCCCGCGACCGAGCGCTCCGCGGCCCGCAACGGCACCCGCCTGCGCGGCGCCGACGGCCGATTTCGCCCGGACGACCTGCCCGACGACCTGAACCAGGCCGAGCAATCCTCGGCCGCCCGCACCGACGTCCCCGACTCCGACGCGCCGGCCGCCTCCTCTGGGCTGGACGAGGTGCTGGACCCGGTCGCCACCCCCGGTCCCGCCACCCCGGGCCCGGTTCCGGGCCTGCCCGACGACGAACCACCGGTCGTCGAGCCGCTGCCCGAGGACCGGTTCCTCAACCGCGAGCTCTCCTGGCTCGACTTCAACGCCCGGGTGCTGACGCTCGCCGAGGACCCCCGCACGCCGCTGCTGGAGCGGGCCAAGTTCCTGGCCATCTTCGCGAGCAACCTGGACGAGTTCTACATGGTGCGGGTCGCCGGGCTGAAGCGCCGGCTGCAGGCCGGCCTGCCGGTCCGCGGTGGCGACCGGATGCCGCTGCGGACCCAGCTGGAGCAGGTCTCGGAGAAGACCGCGGCGCTGGTCGCCCGGCACGCCGCGTGCTTCGTCGACGACGTGCTGCCGAAGCTCGCCGCCGAGGACATCCGGATCCTGCGCTGGAGCGACCTGGACGACGCCGAGCGGGAGCGGCTGCGCACGTACTTCCGCGAGCAGATCTTCCCGGTCCTGACGCCGCTCGCGGTCGACCCGGCGCACCCGTTCCCGTACATCTCCGGACGGTCGCTCAACCTGGCCGTCGCGGTACGCGATCCGGACGGCGGGTCGGAGCTGTTCGCCCGGGTGAAGGTGCCGAACAACGTGCCCCGGTTCGTCCGGGTCGCCCGGGACCAGCCCGGGCTGCGGATGCTGCCGGTGGAGGACCTGATCTCGGTGCACCTGGGGCAGCTGTTCTCCGGCATGCAGGTGGTCGAGTGCCACCTGTTCCGGGTCACCCGCAACGCCGAGGTGGAGGTCGACGAGGACCGCGACGAGGACCTGCTCCAGGCGCTCGAGCGGGAGCTGGCCCGGCGCCGGTTCGGCCCACCGGTGCGGCTGGAGGTGGCCGCGTCGATCACCGACCACACGCTCGAGCTGCTGGTCCGCGAGCTGGACATGGACGACCAGGACGTGCTGCGGGTGCCCGGCCTGCTCGACCTCTCCGCGCTCTGGCAGCTCTACAACGAGGCCGACCGGCCCGACCTGAAGGACAAGCCCTTCGTGCCGGCCACCCACCCGCGGCTCACCGAGGGCGAGGTGCCGCGCAGCGTCTTCGCGACCCTGCGCGACGGTGACATCCTCGTACACCACCCGTACCACTCGTTCGCGACCAGCGTGCAGCGCTTCATCGAGCAGGCGGCCGCCGACCCGAACGTGCTGGCCATCAAGCAGACGCTCTACCGCACCAGCGGCGACTCCCCCATCGTCGACGCCCTGGTCGACGCCGCCGCCGCGGGCAAGCAGGTGGTGGTGCTGGTGGAGGTGAAGGCGCGCTTCGACGAGGTGGCCAACATCGGCTGGGCAAGGACGCTGGAACGCGCCGGCTGCCACGTGGTGTACGGCCTGGTCGGGCTGAAGACGCACTGCAAGACGGCGCTCGTCGTCCGGCAGGAGGGCAACCAGATCCGTCGCTACTGCCACATCGGTACCGGCAACTACCACCCGAAGACCGCCCGGCTCTACGAGGACTTCGGCATGCTCACCGCCGACCCGGAGATCGGGGCCGACCTGACCGACCTGTTCAACGTCCTCACCGGCTACAGCCGGCAGACCGCGTACCGGCGGCTGCTGGTGGCCCCGCAGGGCATCCGCAGCGGGCTCATCGAACGGATCGAACGGGAGATCTCGCACGTCCGGCTCGGCATGCCCGGCCTGGTGCAGTTCAAGGTGAACTCGCTGGTCGACGAGCAGATCACCGACGCCCTCTACCGTGCCTCCCGGGCCGGGGTCCACGTCGACCTGTTGATCCGGGGCATGTGCACGCTGCGGCCCGGGGTGTCCGGGCTGTCGGAGAACATCCGGGTCCGCTCGATCCTCGGCCGGTTCCTGGAGCACTCGCGGATCTTCCGATTCGGCAACAACGGTGACGCCGAGTTCTGGATCGGGTCGGCGGACCTGATGCACCGCAACCTGGACCGCCGGGTGGAGGCGCTGGTGCAGGTCACGGACCCGGTCGCCCGGGCCGAGCTGGACCATGTGGTGACCGCCGCGATGAGCCCGGACGTGGAGGCGTTCGAGCTGTCCGCGGACGGCACGTGGTTCCGGCGGACGGGCACCGCGGAGGAGCCGCTGGCCCACCTGCAGGAGCTGTTGCTGCGCCGAGTGGGCGGCACCGCCGGCTGA
- a CDS encoding CYTH and CHAD domain-containing protein, whose amino-acid sequence MVEEERKYEVDDTFVLPDLASAAPSGGGVRARPPVTLVATYFDTVDLRLARAGVSLRRREGDELPWTVKLPTDIPGIRQEISRPGPAGDPPAELAGLVSVHARGAPLAPATVVRTERHAYDVVGAGGEVLAEVVDDRVTTLAGDGSTTGAFRELEVERKAGGRALLDRVGSVLRAAGARGGSFVPKHVRALGPAAQGEPDLTAPAGLPAHPTAGDVVTQAVRHGVRRLVEHDPLVRLRVPLDGDTPVHQMRVACRRLRSDLRTFAPVLRSAWSRPLRDELRWLAGVLGAARDAEVLRDRLRRTATADPTSPLDPAAVDRLDAALADRQERALAAVDEALGSPRYLALVDALVLAARAPRLTPEAAEPATRVLPRLVAKPWRRLAGGKDRPGEVASLDPTGPDDRWHAVRKQGKQARYAVGAVAPVLGGGARKLATALARVQDLLGEHQDAAVAAETWLALAAANPTDHELAVTAGRLAERERATVRRVRAEFPAAWHRATRRKRTRWLR is encoded by the coding sequence ATGGTGGAGGAGGAGCGAAAGTACGAGGTGGACGACACCTTCGTGCTGCCCGACCTGGCCAGCGCCGCACCGTCCGGCGGCGGAGTCCGGGCCCGGCCGCCGGTCACCCTGGTCGCCACCTACTTCGACACGGTCGACCTGCGGCTGGCCCGGGCCGGCGTCTCGCTGCGCCGCCGTGAGGGCGACGAGCTGCCGTGGACGGTGAAGCTGCCCACCGACATCCCGGGCATCCGGCAGGAGATCTCCCGTCCCGGGCCGGCCGGTGACCCGCCCGCGGAGCTGGCCGGGCTGGTCAGCGTCCACGCCCGGGGCGCGCCGCTGGCCCCGGCCACGGTGGTACGCACCGAGCGGCACGCGTACGACGTCGTGGGGGCGGGCGGCGAGGTGCTCGCCGAGGTGGTCGACGACCGGGTGACCACGCTCGCCGGCGACGGGTCCACCACCGGCGCCTTCCGGGAGTTGGAGGTGGAGCGGAAGGCCGGCGGTCGGGCGCTGCTGGACCGGGTCGGGTCGGTGCTGCGGGCGGCCGGGGCGCGGGGCGGCTCGTTCGTGCCGAAGCACGTCCGCGCGCTCGGCCCGGCGGCCCAGGGCGAGCCCGACCTCACCGCGCCCGCCGGCCTGCCGGCCCACCCGACCGCCGGGGACGTGGTGACCCAGGCGGTCCGGCACGGCGTACGACGGCTGGTGGAGCACGACCCGCTGGTCCGGCTCCGCGTACCGCTGGACGGCGACACCCCGGTGCACCAGATGCGGGTGGCCTGCCGGCGGCTCCGCAGCGACCTGCGGACCTTCGCCCCGGTGCTGCGGTCGGCGTGGTCCCGCCCGCTCCGCGACGAGCTGCGCTGGCTCGCCGGGGTGCTCGGCGCGGCCCGCGACGCCGAGGTGCTGCGTGACCGGTTGCGGCGCACCGCCACGGCCGACCCCACCAGCCCGCTCGACCCGGCCGCCGTGGACCGGCTGGACGCCGCGCTCGCCGACCGGCAGGAGCGGGCGCTCGCGGCGGTGGACGAGGCGCTCGGCTCCCCGCGCTATCTGGCCCTGGTGGACGCCCTGGTGCTGGCCGCCCGGGCGCCCCGGCTCACGCCGGAGGCGGCAGAGCCCGCCACCCGGGTGCTGCCCAGGCTGGTCGCGAAGCCCTGGCGGCGGCTCGCCGGCGGGAAGGACCGTCCGGGCGAGGTGGCGTCGCTCGACCCGACCGGCCCGGACGACCGGTGGCACGCGGTGCGCAAGCAGGGCAAGCAGGCCCGGTACGCCGTGGGCGCCGTCGCGCCGGTGCTCGGCGGGGGCGCCCGGAAGCTCGCCACCGCGCTGGCCCGGGTGCAGGACCTGCTCGGCGAGCACCAGGACGCGGCGGTCGCCGCGGAGACCTGGCTGGCCCTGGCCGCCGCGAATCCGACGGACCACGAACTGGCCGTGACCGCCGGCCGGCTCGCCGAACGGGAGCGGGCCACCGTACGCCGCGTGCGGGCGGAGTTCCCGGCCGCCTGGCACCGGGCGACCCGGCGGAAACGGACCAGGTGGCTGAGGTGA
- a CDS encoding NUDIX hydrolase, translating to MAEVTEIRAAGGVAWRPTPAGVEVCLVHRPRYGDWSLPKGKLEPAEHPLVAAVREVAEETDVRAVPQVRLPSAHYRSEGQPKVVDYWSMRAVAKGGFQPGTEVDEVCWLGVDEAIRLVSYPHDAEVLAAFAALPPVTGTVALFRHAHAGKRGTWSGPDTARQLDAEGWAQARAVAALVALVRPTRLVSASPRRCVQTLDPAAAQLDLPIEICGDLDEPGPGQQHDERTLALAARLLELAGADERVAVCSQGKVIPGALERLTGRVGEDFTTSKGGGWLLAFAADGLLSTERL from the coding sequence GTGGCTGAGGTGACCGAGATCCGGGCCGCCGGCGGCGTGGCCTGGCGGCCGACGCCGGCCGGGGTCGAGGTCTGCCTGGTGCACCGCCCCCGCTACGGCGACTGGTCGCTGCCGAAGGGAAAGCTGGAGCCGGCCGAGCACCCCTTGGTGGCGGCGGTACGCGAGGTTGCCGAGGAGACCGATGTACGCGCGGTGCCGCAGGTCCGGCTGCCGTCCGCCCACTACCGCAGCGAGGGCCAGCCCAAGGTGGTCGACTATTGGTCGATGCGGGCGGTCGCGAAGGGCGGCTTCCAGCCCGGCACCGAGGTCGACGAGGTGTGCTGGCTCGGCGTGGACGAGGCGATCCGGCTGGTCAGCTACCCGCACGACGCCGAGGTGCTGGCGGCGTTCGCCGCGCTGCCGCCGGTGACCGGGACGGTGGCCCTGTTCCGGCACGCGCACGCCGGGAAGCGGGGCACCTGGTCCGGGCCGGACACCGCCCGGCAGCTCGACGCCGAGGGCTGGGCGCAGGCGCGGGCGGTGGCGGCGCTGGTCGCGCTGGTACGGCCGACCCGGCTGGTCTCGGCGTCACCGCGCCGGTGCGTCCAAACCCTCGACCCGGCCGCCGCCCAGCTCGACCTGCCGATCGAGATCTGCGGCGACCTGGACGAGCCCGGGCCGGGCCAGCAGCACGACGAGCGCACGCTCGCCCTCGCCGCCCGCCTGCTGGAGCTGGCCGGTGCCGACGAGCGGGTCGCGGTGTGCAGCCAGGGCAAGGTGATCCCCGGTGCTCTGGAGCGGCTCACCGGCCGCGTCGGGGAGGATTTCACCACGTCCAAGGGCGGCGGCTGGCTGCTCGCCTTCGCCGCCGACGGGCTGCTCTCCACCGAGCGCCTCTGA
- a CDS encoding HU family DNA-binding protein yields MNKAELIEALAVRLGDRKTASAALEAVLTEVQAAVTKGEKVAITGFGAFEKRVRGARTARNPRTGEAVKVKKTSVPSFRPGAGFKEMVASGKVPKATAAAKKTVTAAKTTGAKATGAKATAAKKTAAAKTAAAKKTTTATKTAAAKKTTAATKAATTKKAAASKKAAPARKTAAAGRTAAAKKTTTAASRTTAAKKAPAKKAPAKKATTRR; encoded by the coding sequence GTGAACAAGGCCGAGCTCATCGAGGCGCTCGCTGTTCGCCTGGGGGACCGGAAGACGGCGTCGGCCGCGCTCGAGGCGGTCCTCACTGAGGTCCAGGCGGCGGTCACCAAGGGCGAGAAGGTGGCGATCACCGGTTTCGGAGCGTTCGAAAAGCGTGTCCGTGGCGCGCGAACAGCCCGGAACCCCCGTACCGGCGAGGCGGTGAAGGTCAAGAAGACATCGGTCCCGAGTTTCCGACCCGGGGCCGGGTTCAAGGAGATGGTGGCCAGCGGCAAGGTGCCGAAGGCCACGGCGGCGGCGAAGAAGACCGTCACGGCCGCCAAGACGACCGGGGCGAAGGCGACCGGCGCCAAGGCCACGGCGGCCAAGAAGACCGCAGCGGCGAAGACGGCGGCGGCGAAGAAGACCACCACCGCGACGAAGACCGCCGCGGCGAAGAAGACCACGGCGGCGACCAAGGCCGCCACCACCAAGAAGGCCGCCGCCAGCAAGAAGGCCGCCCCGGCGCGGAAGACCGCGGCGGCGGGCCGGACCGCCGCGGCGAAGAAGACCACCACGGCGGCCAGCAGGACCACGGCGGCCAAGAAGGCGCCGGCGAAGAAGGCGCCGGCTAAGAAGGCCACCACCCGGCGCTGA
- the leuD gene encoding 3-isopropylmalate dehydratase small subunit, translating to MEKFTTHTGTAVPLRRSNVDTDQIIPAVYLKRVTRTGFADGLFSAWREDPEFVLNDQSYSGASILVAGPEFGTGSSREHAVWALRDWGFRAVIAPRFGDIFRGNSLKEGLLPVELELKAVEEIWNAVESDPSTPVTVDLTAREVRAGDATWSFPLDDFSRWRLMEGLDDIGLTLRHEAEIGAYEGGRRPFLPSVA from the coding sequence ATGGAGAAGTTCACCACCCACACCGGCACCGCCGTGCCGCTGCGTCGTTCCAACGTGGACACCGATCAGATCATCCCGGCCGTGTACCTCAAGCGGGTGACCCGGACCGGTTTCGCCGACGGACTCTTCAGCGCCTGGCGGGAAGATCCGGAATTCGTTCTCAACGATCAATCGTATTCAGGTGCGTCGATTCTGGTCGCCGGCCCGGAGTTCGGCACCGGGTCCTCCCGGGAGCATGCCGTCTGGGCGCTGCGGGACTGGGGGTTCCGGGCGGTGATCGCCCCCCGCTTCGGTGACATCTTCCGCGGCAACTCGCTCAAGGAGGGTCTGCTGCCGGTCGAGTTGGAATTGAAAGCCGTCGAAGAAATCTGGAACGCCGTCGAGTCCGACCCGAGCACGCCGGTCACCGTCGACCTGACCGCCCGCGAGGTCCGCGCCGGGGACGCCACCTGGTCGTTCCCGCTGGACGATTTCAGCCGCTGGCGCTTGATGGAGGGCTTGGATGACATTGGACTCACCCTTCGCCACGAGGCCGAGATCGGCGCCTACGAGGGCGGCCGACGGCCGTTCCTGCCGTCCGTGGCATAG